From Pseudomonas sp. StFLB209, a single genomic window includes:
- a CDS encoding serine kinase → MLSSDALRRRLDANFEHTQKDLDTAALNLDAFSPDDWHAFNSAMRQASTASWAANQEIVVKHNLAKAILNEIR, encoded by the coding sequence ATGCTGTCTTCCGATGCACTGCGGCGTCGCCTGGATGCCAACTTTGAACATACCCAGAAAGACCTGGATACAGCCGCGCTGAATCTGGATGCTTTCTCGCCTGATGACTGGCATGCCTTCAACTCGGCCATGCGTCAGGCGTCCACCGCCAGTTGGGCGGCTAACCAGGAGATCGTGGTCAAGCACAACTTGGCCAAGGCGATCCTGAATGAAATCCGCTGA
- a CDS encoding type III secretion system chaperone → MKSAELIATVERWLDGGDAELALQVDEQLMRVRRCGSGLAFIAPLATAWRGDEAGLVSALKLSAASRMRFRGALALDPETRGLCLVQHQRQLDSPALLAVIEALANQRDVWASMLEAALPRTPAAPRRVVHPFSLGANLCSGIG, encoded by the coding sequence ATGAAATCCGCTGAGCTGATTGCCACTGTCGAGCGCTGGCTGGACGGTGGTGATGCTGAGCTCGCCTTGCAGGTCGATGAGCAGCTGATGCGGGTGCGCCGCTGTGGCAGCGGGCTGGCGTTCATTGCGCCTCTGGCTACGGCGTGGCGCGGTGACGAGGCCGGGCTGGTCAGTGCCTTGAAGCTGTCGGCCGCCAGCCGCATGCGTTTTCGCGGGGCGTTGGCGCTGGACCCTGAAACCCGTGGCCTGTGCCTGGTCCAGCATCAGCGCCAGCTTGACTCGCCGGCGCTGCTTGCGGTCATTGAAGCGCTGGCCAATCAGCGCGACGTCTGGGCCTCGATGCTCGAGGCTGCGCTGCCGCGCACTCCGGCTGCGCCACGACGTGTTGTCCATCCATTCTCACTGGGAGCCAACCTGTGTTCAGGC